From a region of the Clupea harengus chromosome 9, Ch_v2.0.2, whole genome shotgun sequence genome:
- the LOC105890603 gene encoding protein Atg16l2 isoform X1: MAALECHRDSPSTTLGRIHFAAEPMETWKRHIIRQLKHRDKTQNKNFQDVIRSYISLLERTKQRALILGSMARPPPVTFTWDSLTAQASDHNNLVKDLEKTTGELAYQVLQLQQKIEIKDAVLEEQHASMCEVQTRLAQVESDRGELRASATQIRERNRSLKREYDTLLEQRSDKEKEYRQAREMGQEMVEDMIKNKQDAAMKMNNRNEKRVRAKEANLHKELELAARKTVDIDYGSASVPQLKITNSADPGVVEKCHARVFRSASATSPRILSSIRDLFDRKKRRGNSVCCLEEDMYSPVGICLAARVPAVAKHSLDAHELSINAVRFSACTNLLATGGTDRVIKLWDITAGMLHHRGTLDGSNEGITSIEFDPTGTRILAASYDKSALFWKLDDCVPKFTLTGHSRKVTAAKFRCSQRQVVTGSADRTVKVWDLQRAACIQTIEVLSYCSDVVCSEYFIVSGHYDNKVRFWDSRAASCTQELPLQGKVTSLDMCPDHRQLLSCSRDDSLQVVDLRMSNARISFRADGFKCGCDSTKAIFSPDGSYLAAGSADGAVYIWNVHSGNLEKRLPGMHSSSINAVAWSLSGEFVVSVDKSRRAVLWSDI, from the exons ATGGCGGCGTTGGAATGCCATCGGGATTCGCCCTCAACCACGCTTGGGAGGATACATTTCGCAGCTGAGCCCATGGAGACGTGGAAACGTCATATCATCCGGCAACTCAAACATCGGGACAAGACACAGAATAAAAACTTTCAGGATGTCATACGATCGT ATATCAGTCTGCTGGAGAGGACCAAACAGAGAGCTCTCATCCTGGGCTCTATGGCAAG gCCTCCCCCTGTGACCTTTACTTGGGATTCCTTGACAGCTCAAGCCTCTGACCACAACAACCTGgtgaaggatctggagaagaCCACGGGGGAG TTGGCATACCAGGTGCTGCAGCTTCAGCAGAAGATAGAAATCAAAGATGCCGTACTCGAAGAGCAGCATGCCAG CATGTGTGAGGTGCAGACCCGGCTGGCCCAGGTGGAGTCCGACCGGGGAGAGCTGCGGGCCAGCGCGACCCAGATCAGGGAGCGGAACCGGTCCTTGAAGCGGGAGTACGACACCCTGCTGGAGCAGCGCAGCGACAAGGAGAAGGAGTACCGGCAGGCCAGGGAGATGGGccaggagatggtggaggaCATGATCAAGAACAAGCAGGATGCCGCCATGAAGATGAACAACCGCAACGAGAAGAGAGTCAG GGCCAAAGAGGCCAACCTTCacaaggagctggagctggctgCCAGGAAGACGGTGGACATCGACTA TGGGTCGGCAAGTGTGCCACAGCTGAAAATCACCAACTCTGCAGACCCGGGTGTTGTGGAGAAATGCCATGCACGCGTGTTCAG GTCAGCATCTGCCACGTCCCCCAGGATCCTTAGCTCCATCAGAGATCTCTTCGA taggaagaagaggagagggaactCGGTGTGTTGTCTGGAGGAGGACATGTACTCTCCTGTGGGGATCTGCCTGGCTGCCAGAGTCCCTGCAGTAGCCAAACACTCGCTG GACGCCCATGAGTTGAGCATCAACGCGGTTCGTTTCAGCGCCTGTACCAACTTGCTGGCCACAGGTGGCACAGACCGGGTCATCAAGCTCTGGGACATCACAGCAG GCATGCTGCACCACAGGGgaacactagatggcagcaacGAGGGCATCACAAGCATCGAGTTTGACCCGACG ggCACCAGGATTCTGGCTGCATCATACGACAAATCGGCCCTCTTTTGGAAGCTGGATGATTGTGTTCCCAAG TTCACTCTGACGGGCCACTCGCGTAAGGTGACGGCGGCCAAGTTCAGGTGCAGCCAGCGGCAGGTGGTGACTGGCAGTGCCGACCGCACAGTGAAGGTGTGGGACCTGCAGCGGGCAGCAT GCATTCAGACCATTGAGGTGCTATCCTACTGCAGTGATGTGGTCTGCTCGGAGTACTTCATCGTCAGTGGTCATTACGACAACAAGGTCCGCTTCTGGGACAGCAG gGCTGCCAGCTGTACTCAGGAGCTCCCCCTGCAGGGGAAGGTGACGTCTCTGGACATGTGCCCAGACCATCGGCAATTACTCAGCTGCTCCAGAGACGATAGCCTGCAGGTAGTGGACCTCAGGATGAGCAACGCACGCATCTCCTTCag GGCTGATGGCTTCAAGTGTGGATGTGACAGCACGAAGGCCATCTTCAG TCCTGATGGTAGCTACCTGGCAGCTGGTTCTGCAGATGGGGCCGTCTACATCTGGAATGTCCACTCCGGAAACCTGGAGAAGCGCCTGCCTGGCATGCACAG
- the LOC105890603 gene encoding protein Atg16l2 isoform X2, protein MAALECHRDSPSTTLGRIHFAAEPMETWKRHIIRQLKHRDKTQNKNFQDVIRSYISLLERTKQRALILGSMARPPPVTFTWDSLTAQASDHNNLVKDLEKTTGELAYQVLQLQQKIEIKDAVLEEQHASMCEVQTRLAQVESDRGELRASATQIRERNRSLKREYDTLLEQRSDKEKEYRQAREMGQEMVEDMIKNKQDAAMKMNNRNEKRVRAKEANLHKELELAARKTVDIDYGSASVPQLKITNSADPGVVEKCHARVFRSASATSPRILSSIRDLFEKKRRGNSVCCLEEDMYSPVGICLAARVPAVAKHSLDAHELSINAVRFSACTNLLATGGTDRVIKLWDITAGMLHHRGTLDGSNEGITSIEFDPTGTRILAASYDKSALFWKLDDCVPKFTLTGHSRKVTAAKFRCSQRQVVTGSADRTVKVWDLQRAACIQTIEVLSYCSDVVCSEYFIVSGHYDNKVRFWDSRAASCTQELPLQGKVTSLDMCPDHRQLLSCSRDDSLQVVDLRMSNARISFRADGFKCGCDSTKAIFSPDGSYLAAGSADGAVYIWNVHSGNLEKRLPGMHSSSINAVAWSLSGEFVVSVDKSRRAVLWSDI, encoded by the exons ATGGCGGCGTTGGAATGCCATCGGGATTCGCCCTCAACCACGCTTGGGAGGATACATTTCGCAGCTGAGCCCATGGAGACGTGGAAACGTCATATCATCCGGCAACTCAAACATCGGGACAAGACACAGAATAAAAACTTTCAGGATGTCATACGATCGT ATATCAGTCTGCTGGAGAGGACCAAACAGAGAGCTCTCATCCTGGGCTCTATGGCAAG gCCTCCCCCTGTGACCTTTACTTGGGATTCCTTGACAGCTCAAGCCTCTGACCACAACAACCTGgtgaaggatctggagaagaCCACGGGGGAG TTGGCATACCAGGTGCTGCAGCTTCAGCAGAAGATAGAAATCAAAGATGCCGTACTCGAAGAGCAGCATGCCAG CATGTGTGAGGTGCAGACCCGGCTGGCCCAGGTGGAGTCCGACCGGGGAGAGCTGCGGGCCAGCGCGACCCAGATCAGGGAGCGGAACCGGTCCTTGAAGCGGGAGTACGACACCCTGCTGGAGCAGCGCAGCGACAAGGAGAAGGAGTACCGGCAGGCCAGGGAGATGGGccaggagatggtggaggaCATGATCAAGAACAAGCAGGATGCCGCCATGAAGATGAACAACCGCAACGAGAAGAGAGTCAG GGCCAAAGAGGCCAACCTTCacaaggagctggagctggctgCCAGGAAGACGGTGGACATCGACTA TGGGTCGGCAAGTGTGCCACAGCTGAAAATCACCAACTCTGCAGACCCGGGTGTTGTGGAGAAATGCCATGCACGCGTGTTCAG GTCAGCATCTGCCACGTCCCCCAGGATCCTTAGCTCCATCAGAGATCTCTTCGA gaagaagaggagagggaactCGGTGTGTTGTCTGGAGGAGGACATGTACTCTCCTGTGGGGATCTGCCTGGCTGCCAGAGTCCCTGCAGTAGCCAAACACTCGCTG GACGCCCATGAGTTGAGCATCAACGCGGTTCGTTTCAGCGCCTGTACCAACTTGCTGGCCACAGGTGGCACAGACCGGGTCATCAAGCTCTGGGACATCACAGCAG GCATGCTGCACCACAGGGgaacactagatggcagcaacGAGGGCATCACAAGCATCGAGTTTGACCCGACG ggCACCAGGATTCTGGCTGCATCATACGACAAATCGGCCCTCTTTTGGAAGCTGGATGATTGTGTTCCCAAG TTCACTCTGACGGGCCACTCGCGTAAGGTGACGGCGGCCAAGTTCAGGTGCAGCCAGCGGCAGGTGGTGACTGGCAGTGCCGACCGCACAGTGAAGGTGTGGGACCTGCAGCGGGCAGCAT GCATTCAGACCATTGAGGTGCTATCCTACTGCAGTGATGTGGTCTGCTCGGAGTACTTCATCGTCAGTGGTCATTACGACAACAAGGTCCGCTTCTGGGACAGCAG gGCTGCCAGCTGTACTCAGGAGCTCCCCCTGCAGGGGAAGGTGACGTCTCTGGACATGTGCCCAGACCATCGGCAATTACTCAGCTGCTCCAGAGACGATAGCCTGCAGGTAGTGGACCTCAGGATGAGCAACGCACGCATCTCCTTCag GGCTGATGGCTTCAAGTGTGGATGTGACAGCACGAAGGCCATCTTCAG TCCTGATGGTAGCTACCTGGCAGCTGGTTCTGCAGATGGGGCCGTCTACATCTGGAATGTCCACTCCGGAAACCTGGAGAAGCGCCTGCCTGGCATGCACAG
- the LOC105890603 gene encoding protein Atg16l2 isoform X3: MQRFQVALFTHISTEKKMVSFLAHLAYQVLQLQQKIEIKDAVLEEQHASMCEVQTRLAQVESDRGELRASATQIRERNRSLKREYDTLLEQRSDKEKEYRQAREMGQEMVEDMIKNKQDAAMKMNNRNEKRVRAKEANLHKELELAARKTVDIDYGSASVPQLKITNSADPGVVEKCHARVFRSASATSPRILSSIRDLFDRKKRRGNSVCCLEEDMYSPVGICLAARVPAVAKHSLDAHELSINAVRFSACTNLLATGGTDRVIKLWDITAGMLHHRGTLDGSNEGITSIEFDPTGTRILAASYDKSALFWKLDDCVPKFTLTGHSRKVTAAKFRCSQRQVVTGSADRTVKVWDLQRAACIQTIEVLSYCSDVVCSEYFIVSGHYDNKVRFWDSRAASCTQELPLQGKVTSLDMCPDHRQLLSCSRDDSLQVVDLRMSNARISFRADGFKCGCDSTKAIFSPDGSYLAAGSADGAVYIWNVHSGNLEKRLPGMHSSSINAVAWSLSGEFVVSVDKSRRAVLWSDI, encoded by the exons ATGCAGAGGTTTCAGGTGGCACTCTTTACCCACATCTCCACTGAAAAGAAAATGGTCTCCTTCCTTGCGCAT TTGGCATACCAGGTGCTGCAGCTTCAGCAGAAGATAGAAATCAAAGATGCCGTACTCGAAGAGCAGCATGCCAG CATGTGTGAGGTGCAGACCCGGCTGGCCCAGGTGGAGTCCGACCGGGGAGAGCTGCGGGCCAGCGCGACCCAGATCAGGGAGCGGAACCGGTCCTTGAAGCGGGAGTACGACACCCTGCTGGAGCAGCGCAGCGACAAGGAGAAGGAGTACCGGCAGGCCAGGGAGATGGGccaggagatggtggaggaCATGATCAAGAACAAGCAGGATGCCGCCATGAAGATGAACAACCGCAACGAGAAGAGAGTCAG GGCCAAAGAGGCCAACCTTCacaaggagctggagctggctgCCAGGAAGACGGTGGACATCGACTA TGGGTCGGCAAGTGTGCCACAGCTGAAAATCACCAACTCTGCAGACCCGGGTGTTGTGGAGAAATGCCATGCACGCGTGTTCAG GTCAGCATCTGCCACGTCCCCCAGGATCCTTAGCTCCATCAGAGATCTCTTCGA taggaagaagaggagagggaactCGGTGTGTTGTCTGGAGGAGGACATGTACTCTCCTGTGGGGATCTGCCTGGCTGCCAGAGTCCCTGCAGTAGCCAAACACTCGCTG GACGCCCATGAGTTGAGCATCAACGCGGTTCGTTTCAGCGCCTGTACCAACTTGCTGGCCACAGGTGGCACAGACCGGGTCATCAAGCTCTGGGACATCACAGCAG GCATGCTGCACCACAGGGgaacactagatggcagcaacGAGGGCATCACAAGCATCGAGTTTGACCCGACG ggCACCAGGATTCTGGCTGCATCATACGACAAATCGGCCCTCTTTTGGAAGCTGGATGATTGTGTTCCCAAG TTCACTCTGACGGGCCACTCGCGTAAGGTGACGGCGGCCAAGTTCAGGTGCAGCCAGCGGCAGGTGGTGACTGGCAGTGCCGACCGCACAGTGAAGGTGTGGGACCTGCAGCGGGCAGCAT GCATTCAGACCATTGAGGTGCTATCCTACTGCAGTGATGTGGTCTGCTCGGAGTACTTCATCGTCAGTGGTCATTACGACAACAAGGTCCGCTTCTGGGACAGCAG gGCTGCCAGCTGTACTCAGGAGCTCCCCCTGCAGGGGAAGGTGACGTCTCTGGACATGTGCCCAGACCATCGGCAATTACTCAGCTGCTCCAGAGACGATAGCCTGCAGGTAGTGGACCTCAGGATGAGCAACGCACGCATCTCCTTCag GGCTGATGGCTTCAAGTGTGGATGTGACAGCACGAAGGCCATCTTCAG TCCTGATGGTAGCTACCTGGCAGCTGGTTCTGCAGATGGGGCCGTCTACATCTGGAATGTCCACTCCGGAAACCTGGAGAAGCGCCTGCCTGGCATGCACAG